A window of Xylophilus sp. GW821-FHT01B05 contains these coding sequences:
- a CDS encoding DUF2325 domain-containing protein — translation MTCMSLEYDDLLHEHQVLLAAHGQAQARCSALLAQQAAAIAKLEAQVMRLRAEVVRRDTALAFAHEDRAALEAAIPGLPRRRALAHHVEALRERLQRLMGGRSLTAPQSTPLPPPDDLREKAVLCVGRDASHLTTAQRVVELAGGHFMHHDGSDADGHAALLESSLLAADLVICQTGCVSHGAYWRVQDHCRRTGKRCVLVEQAQALHFVRNPAPLESAHHAPSCSIHDQP, via the coding sequence ATGACGTGCATGTCCCTCGAATATGACGACCTGTTGCATGAGCACCAGGTGCTGCTGGCCGCCCATGGGCAGGCGCAGGCGCGATGCAGCGCGCTGCTGGCGCAGCAGGCGGCCGCTATTGCCAAGCTGGAGGCCCAGGTCATGCGCCTGCGTGCCGAGGTAGTGCGCCGGGATACCGCCTTGGCCTTTGCGCACGAGGATCGTGCAGCGCTGGAGGCCGCCATCCCGGGCTTGCCGCGCAGAAGGGCATTGGCCCACCATGTGGAGGCACTGCGCGAACGTCTTCAGCGCTTGATGGGCGGGCGCAGCCTCACGGCGCCGCAATCCACGCCCTTGCCGCCCCCCGATGACTTGCGCGAGAAGGCAGTGCTTTGCGTCGGCCGTGACGCCAGCCATCTGACGACGGCGCAGCGCGTGGTGGAGTTGGCCGGCGGCCATTTCATGCACCACGACGGCAGCGACGCCGATGGTCATGCGGCCTTGCTTGAGTCCAGCCTGCTGGCGGCGGACCTGGTTATCTGCCAGACCGGTTGCGTGAGCCATGGCGCCTATTGGCGCGTGCAGGATCATTGCCGGCGCACCGGCAAGCGTTGCGTGCTGGTCGAGCAAGCCCAGGCGCTGCACTTCGTGCGCAACCCGGCCCCCCTAGAATCGGCGCACCATGCGCCTTCCTGTTCCATCCACGACCAACCCTGA
- a CDS encoding tRNA threonylcarbamoyladenosine dehydratase: protein MVTLPELAPDQADPARRFGGLERLYGVEGATRVRAARVVVVGIGGVGSWAAEALARSGVGRLVLVDLDHVAESNINRQVHALTPTIGQAKVLAMRDRIRLIHPDCQVDVVEEFVDAENWPAVIPGPVDAVIDACDQVKAKTAMAQWARRQGRRAVFISVGAAGGKRWAHKVDVDDLARTTHDPLLAQLRYRLRKQHGAPRDGKTIGIACVFSREAVAAPDASCALEGDGTLNCHGYGSVVSVTATFGFTAAGWVLDRIASSTNSPKAPQATL from the coding sequence GTGGTGACACTGCCGGAGCTGGCGCCGGATCAGGCAGACCCGGCTCGCCGCTTCGGTGGTCTGGAGCGCCTGTACGGCGTGGAGGGCGCAACCCGCGTGCGGGCCGCGCGGGTTGTTGTCGTCGGCATTGGCGGTGTGGGTTCCTGGGCGGCAGAGGCGCTTGCGCGCAGCGGCGTTGGGCGGCTGGTGCTGGTGGATCTTGACCATGTGGCGGAGTCCAACATTAATCGCCAAGTGCACGCGCTGACGCCCACCATCGGGCAGGCCAAGGTGCTAGCGATGCGTGACCGTATCCGGCTGATCCACCCCGACTGTCAGGTCGATGTGGTGGAGGAATTTGTCGATGCGGAGAACTGGCCTGCCGTGATACCCGGACCGGTGGACGCCGTGATTGACGCTTGCGACCAGGTCAAGGCCAAGACCGCCATGGCCCAGTGGGCGCGCAGGCAAGGGCGGCGGGCTGTCTTCATCAGTGTCGGAGCGGCCGGCGGTAAACGCTGGGCGCACAAGGTGGATGTCGATGACTTGGCCCGCACGACCCACGACCCTTTGCTGGCGCAGCTGCGCTACCGGCTTCGCAAGCAGCATGGGGCGCCGCGCGATGGCAAGACCATCGGCATCGCCTGCGTCTTCAGTCGGGAGGCGGTTGCAGCGCCTGACGCCTCCTGCGCATTGGAGGGCGACGGCACACTGAACTGCCATGGCTATGGCTCCGTCGTGAGCGTGACCGCCACTTTTGGCTTCACGGCAGCGGGGTGGGTGCTGGACCGCATCGCGAGTTCGACAAACAGCCCGAAAGCGCCACAAGCCACGCTATAA
- the ybgF gene encoding tol-pal system protein YbgF — MGAGGAQAGLFDDDEARRAILEIRQRIDANKAQTDKLSEDLRRSNSENAQLRSSLLTLQGQIETLRADQATMRGQNEQLTRDVADLQRGQKDISKGVDDRLRQFEPAKVTVDGMEFTANPAEQRDFDAALATFRQGNFTDAQTGFSEFMKRYPQSGYTPSALFWLGNAQYANRNYRDAITNFRGLLSQAPNHVRAPEAALSIANCQTELKDTKAARKTLEDLLKAYPQSEAASAAKERLARLR; from the coding sequence ATGGGCGCGGGCGGCGCGCAGGCGGGCCTCTTCGACGACGATGAAGCGCGCCGCGCCATCCTGGAAATTCGCCAGCGCATCGACGCAAACAAGGCCCAGACCGACAAGCTGAGTGAAGACCTGCGGCGCTCGAACAGCGAAAACGCCCAGTTGCGCAGCAGCCTGCTGACGCTGCAGGGCCAGATCGAAACCTTGCGTGCGGATCAGGCCACGATGCGAGGTCAGAACGAGCAGCTCACACGCGACGTGGCGGATCTGCAGCGCGGCCAGAAGGACATCTCCAAGGGGGTGGATGATCGCCTGCGCCAGTTCGAGCCGGCCAAGGTCACGGTCGACGGCATGGAGTTCACGGCCAACCCTGCGGAGCAACGTGACTTCGATGCGGCCCTGGCCACGTTCCGGCAGGGCAATTTCACGGATGCGCAGACGGGCTTTTCGGAGTTCATGAAGCGCTACCCGCAAAGCGGCTACACGCCGTCGGCCTTGTTCTGGCTGGGCAACGCCCAATACGCCAACCGCAATTACCGCGACGCCATCACCAACTTCCGCGGCCTGCTGAGCCAGGCACCGAACCATGTGCGTGCGCCGGAAGCAGCCTTGTCCATTGCCAACTGCCAGACCGAGCTGAAGGACACCAAGGCCGCGCGCAAGACGCTGGAAGACCTGCTCAAGGCCTATCCGCAATCCGAAGCCGCATCGGCAGCGAAAGAGCGCCTTGCACGGCTGCGCTGA
- the pal gene encoding peptidoglycan-associated lipoprotein Pal, producing the protein MFKQITLAFAITAVLAGCSSPVKLDEAPVEDRSAGAIGTNPGAGANGTSQSGVAPVDLGASAADAAGPVGVARIVYFDYDSYIIKPEFQSLIESHARFLRANQARKVVIEGHTDARGGSEYNLALGQKRSEAVRRAFGLLGVGDSQVEAVSFGKEKPAVPGNTEDAFAQNRRAEISYRQ; encoded by the coding sequence ATGTTCAAGCAAATCACTCTCGCCTTTGCCATCACGGCGGTACTCGCTGGTTGCAGCTCTCCTGTCAAGCTCGACGAAGCTCCGGTGGAAGACCGCAGCGCGGGCGCCATCGGCACCAATCCGGGCGCAGGTGCAAACGGCACCAGCCAGAGCGGTGTGGCGCCGGTGGACCTGGGCGCCTCGGCGGCAGACGCTGCGGGCCCGGTGGGCGTGGCACGCATCGTCTACTTCGACTACGACAGCTACATCATCAAGCCCGAATTCCAGTCGCTGATCGAGTCCCACGCCCGCTTCCTGCGTGCCAACCAGGCGCGCAAGGTGGTCATCGAAGGCCATACGGATGCACGCGGTGGCAGCGAATACAACCTGGCCCTGGGTCAGAAGCGCTCCGAGGCCGTTCGCCGCGCCTTCGGCCTGTTGGGCGTGGGCGACAGCCAGGTCGAGGCAGTGAGCTTCGGCAAGGAAAAGCCTGCCGTTCCGGGCAACACCGAAGACGCATTCGCGCAAAACCGCCGCGCTGAAATCTCCTACCGCCAATGA
- the tolB gene encoding Tol-Pal system beta propeller repeat protein TolB, translated as MNYQRTASTPVPDSFSFRRRGIVASLLGASALPALAQFRVDIVGVGLTQFPIAIAPFRGEGQSPQKISSIVQADLERSGRFRSVDASAETLDETSRPDVSVWRQKGADSLAGGSVTRLADGRYDVRFRLWDVVKGQDLGGQSFVVPQGDLRLAAHRVADFIYEKLTGERGVFSTRIAYVTKAGSRYTLWVADADGENAQPALASPEPIISPAWSPSGGQLAYVSFESRKPVVYVHDVASGKRRLIANFRGSNSAPAWAPDGNSLAVTLSRDGGSQLYTISANGGEPRRLMQSGGIDTEPVFSADGRSIYFVSDRGGAPQIYRMAVSGGNAERVTFSGNYNISPALSPDGRYLAYVSRIGGAFKLQVMEIASGTVNSITDTSADENPSFAPNGRLLVYATVQQGREALMTTTLDGKIKARLSGQGGDIREPDWGPFQKQP; from the coding sequence ATGAATTACCAACGCACTGCTTCTACGCCTGTCCCAGATTCGTTTTCCTTCAGGCGCCGAGGGATCGTGGCGTCCCTGCTTGGCGCTTCCGCATTGCCGGCCCTGGCACAGTTCCGCGTGGATATTGTCGGCGTGGGCCTGACCCAGTTCCCCATCGCCATTGCCCCTTTCCGCGGCGAAGGTCAATCACCACAAAAAATCTCGTCCATCGTCCAGGCGGACCTGGAGCGTAGCGGCCGCTTCCGCAGCGTCGACGCCAGCGCCGAGACTCTGGACGAGACCTCTCGCCCCGACGTCAGCGTATGGCGCCAGAAGGGCGCAGACTCTCTGGCCGGTGGCAGCGTCACGCGCTTGGCCGATGGGCGCTACGACGTGCGCTTTCGCCTCTGGGATGTCGTCAAGGGCCAGGACCTTGGCGGCCAGAGCTTTGTCGTGCCGCAAGGCGATCTGCGCTTGGCCGCGCACCGCGTGGCCGACTTCATCTACGAAAAACTCACCGGCGAAAGAGGTGTGTTCTCGACCCGCATCGCCTATGTGACCAAGGCCGGTTCGCGCTACACGCTCTGGGTGGCTGATGCCGATGGCGAGAATGCGCAGCCGGCGCTGGCCAGCCCGGAGCCGATCATCTCGCCGGCCTGGTCGCCTTCGGGCGGCCAACTCGCCTACGTGTCCTTCGAGTCGCGCAAGCCCGTGGTCTATGTGCACGATGTGGCCTCGGGCAAGCGCCGGTTGATCGCCAACTTCCGTGGCTCCAATAGCGCACCGGCCTGGGCGCCGGATGGCAATTCCCTGGCCGTGACCCTGAGCCGCGACGGTGGCTCGCAGCTCTACACCATCAGTGCCAACGGCGGCGAGCCGCGACGGCTGATGCAAAGCGGCGGTATTGATACCGAACCAGTGTTCTCCGCCGACGGCCGCAGCATCTACTTCGTCAGCGACCGCGGCGGCGCGCCGCAGATCTATCGCATGGCCGTGTCCGGCGGCAACGCCGAGCGCGTGACCTTCAGCGGCAACTACAACATCTCGCCTGCCCTGAGTCCGGACGGCCGCTACCTGGCCTATGTCTCGCGTATCGGTGGCGCCTTCAAGCTGCAGGTGATGGAGATTGCCAGCGGAACGGTCAACTCCATTACCGACACTTCTGCCGACGAAAATCCGAGTTTTGCTCCGAACGGCCGCTTGCTCGTGTACGCCACGGTGCAGCAGGGTCGCGAGGCGCTCATGACCACCACGCTCGACGGCAAGATCAAGGCGCGTCTTTCCGGGCAGGGCGGAGACATCCGGGAACCGGACTGGGGTCCGTTCCAGAAGCAGCCCTGA
- the msbA gene encoding lipid A export permease/ATP-binding protein MsbA, which produces MQSPDAHADTAPAPHSLTQRLRRLSVYFGGQRAAWTLAVLATVVAAVTEPLIPAFMKPLLDNGFVAGSLQLWMVPAGIIGLFAIRGVAQFVSQYALARIANEGMLRLRQAMFKHLLSAEMGLFSQQSASTLSNTVVYEVQTGATLLVQALLGLSRDGFTLIALLLYLFYLNWQLTLIVGVLIPGVAWIMKTLSRRLYRVTKSSQEATDNLAYVVEENVLAHRMVRLHGAQEAQAGRFDTLSGRLRGLAIKSTIASAAMTPLTQLLAAAALSAVIVTALWQGRSGTAAQGVSVGDFVAFITAMLMLIAPIRRLADVAAPITRGVAALERGLMLMEQVQTESGGTWRPPAAARGAIELHDVTVRYRDDGLPALDRLSLQIAPGEVVAFVGPSGSGKTTLVNLLPRFVLPTAGHVLVEGEDVAAWDLPTLRSQFAMVSQDVVMFNDTVAANVAMGQAIDRSRLQHCLEAANLAEHVASMPQGMDTPVGHNAAQLSGGQRQRLAIARALYKNAPILILDEATSALDTESERLVQDALKRLMQGRTTLIIAHRLSTIEHADRVVVMQYGRIVEQGPHQALLRQNGLYARLHAPASAPEL; this is translated from the coding sequence ATGCAATCTCCCGATGCCCACGCCGACACGGCCCCCGCGCCCCACTCCCTGACCCAGCGTTTGCGCCGGCTTTCCGTCTACTTCGGCGGCCAGCGTGCCGCATGGACACTTGCGGTGCTGGCCACGGTGGTGGCCGCCGTGACCGAACCCCTGATTCCAGCCTTTATGAAGCCGCTGCTCGACAATGGCTTCGTGGCGGGCAGTTTGCAGTTGTGGATGGTGCCGGCCGGCATCATCGGCCTGTTCGCGATCCGGGGCGTGGCCCAGTTCGTGTCGCAGTACGCGCTGGCACGCATTGCGAATGAAGGCATGCTCCGCCTGCGCCAGGCCATGTTCAAGCACCTGCTCTCCGCGGAGATGGGGCTGTTCAGCCAACAGTCCGCCAGCACGCTGTCCAATACCGTCGTGTACGAAGTGCAGACCGGCGCGACCTTGCTGGTGCAGGCGCTGCTAGGACTGTCGCGCGATGGCTTTACGCTGATTGCACTGCTGCTGTATCTGTTCTACCTCAACTGGCAGCTCACCCTGATCGTGGGGGTACTGATTCCAGGCGTGGCCTGGATCATGAAGACGCTGTCGCGCCGTCTCTACCGGGTCACCAAGAGCAGCCAGGAGGCGACCGACAACCTTGCCTATGTGGTCGAAGAGAACGTGCTTGCCCACCGCATGGTGCGCCTGCATGGAGCGCAAGAGGCCCAGGCCGGGCGCTTCGACACGCTCAGCGGGCGCTTGCGCGGGCTGGCCATCAAGTCGACCATTGCCTCGGCCGCCATGACGCCGTTGACGCAATTGCTGGCCGCAGCGGCGCTGTCGGCCGTAATCGTGACCGCGCTTTGGCAGGGCCGCTCTGGCACCGCGGCGCAGGGCGTGAGCGTGGGCGACTTCGTGGCCTTCATCACGGCCATGCTGATGCTGATCGCCCCGATACGGCGCCTGGCGGATGTCGCTGCGCCGATCACGCGCGGCGTGGCGGCACTGGAGCGGGGCCTGATGCTGATGGAGCAAGTGCAGACCGAGTCCGGCGGCACCTGGCGTCCGCCCGCTGCTGCGCGCGGTGCCATTGAGCTGCACGACGTAACCGTGCGCTACCGCGACGATGGACTGCCCGCGCTCGACCGGCTCAGCCTGCAGATCGCTCCGGGCGAAGTCGTGGCCTTTGTCGGACCATCGGGGTCCGGCAAGACCACGCTGGTCAACCTGCTGCCGCGCTTCGTGCTACCGACGGCCGGCCATGTCCTGGTCGAGGGCGAGGACGTTGCCGCCTGGGACCTGCCTACCCTGCGCTCGCAGTTCGCCATGGTGAGCCAGGACGTGGTGATGTTCAACGACACGGTCGCCGCCAATGTCGCCATGGGCCAGGCCATCGACAGATCTCGCCTGCAGCACTGCCTGGAGGCCGCCAATCTTGCTGAGCACGTGGCCTCCATGCCGCAAGGCATGGACACGCCGGTGGGTCACAACGCAGCCCAGCTCTCTGGCGGCCAGCGCCAGCGCCTGGCGATTGCACGCGCGCTCTATAAGAACGCGCCCATCCTGATCCTGGACGAGGCCACATCCGCGCTGGATACGGAATCAGAACGGCTGGTGCAGGACGCCCTCAAGCGTCTGATGCAGGGGCGCACCACGCTAATCATTGCCCATCGCTTGTCGACCATCGAGCATGCCGACCGCGTGGTGGTCATGCAATATGGGCGCATCGTCGAGCAAGGGCCGCACCAGGCGCTGCTGAGGCAGAACGGGCTCTATGCGCGCCTGCATGCGCCAGCCTCTGCGCCCGAGCTTTAG
- the rng gene encoding ribonuclease G, which produces MQQDILINWSPQETRVAVIEHGAVQEIHVERTLERGLVGNVYLGKVSRVLPGMQSAFIDIGLERAAFLHVADVWHPPAEGESLSQARQSQPQVPIEKQVFEGQALMVQVIKDPIGTKGARLSTQISIAGRLLVFLPQDDHIGVSQKIPLEQRESLRRRLQTLAGEGAKGGLILRTNGEDSSDAELAEDISYLRKTWARIRQASMQLPPRSLLHHDLNLLQRVLRDLVSEETQAIRIDSREQFDRLLAFGQEFMPAAVPKLQHYKGERPIFDLFSVDEEIARALGRRVDLKSGGYLVVDQTEALTTVDVNTGGFVGARNFDDTIFKTNLEAAQAIARQLRLRNLGGIVIVDFIDMVREDHQQAVLTEFRKQLARDRVKTSSGSFSPLGLVEMTRKRTRESLAHMLCEPCPVCQGKGIVKTARSVTYDILREILREARQFNPREFRVVASPKVVELFLDEESQHLAELSDFIGKPISLQSETAMAQEQYDIVLL; this is translated from the coding sequence ATGCAACAAGACATCCTCATCAACTGGTCGCCGCAGGAAACACGCGTCGCCGTCATCGAACATGGTGCGGTGCAGGAGATCCATGTCGAACGCACGCTGGAGCGTGGGCTCGTCGGCAATGTCTATCTGGGCAAGGTATCGCGCGTGCTCCCGGGCATGCAGTCGGCCTTCATCGACATCGGCCTGGAGCGCGCCGCCTTTCTTCATGTGGCCGATGTCTGGCACCCGCCGGCTGAGGGCGAGTCGCTGAGCCAGGCGCGCCAGTCGCAGCCGCAGGTACCAATAGAGAAGCAGGTTTTCGAAGGCCAGGCGCTGATGGTGCAGGTCATCAAGGACCCGATAGGCACCAAGGGCGCGCGCCTATCCACCCAGATCAGCATCGCCGGCCGGTTGCTGGTGTTCCTGCCGCAGGACGACCACATCGGCGTGTCGCAGAAGATTCCACTGGAGCAGCGCGAGTCCTTGCGCCGGCGCCTGCAGACCCTGGCCGGGGAGGGCGCCAAGGGCGGCCTCATCCTGCGCACCAATGGCGAGGACTCATCCGATGCCGAGCTGGCCGAAGATATCTCTTACCTGCGCAAGACCTGGGCACGCATCCGTCAGGCTTCGATGCAGTTGCCCCCACGCTCCTTGCTGCACCATGACCTGAATCTGTTGCAGCGCGTGCTGCGTGACCTGGTGAGCGAAGAGACGCAGGCCATACGCATCGACTCACGCGAACAATTCGACCGGTTGCTGGCCTTTGGCCAGGAGTTCATGCCGGCAGCGGTCCCCAAGCTGCAGCATTACAAGGGCGAGCGCCCGATCTTCGACCTGTTCTCGGTGGACGAGGAAATCGCCCGTGCGCTCGGGCGCCGGGTAGACCTTAAATCTGGCGGCTACCTGGTGGTGGACCAGACCGAGGCGCTCACCACCGTGGACGTCAACACCGGTGGCTTCGTCGGGGCGCGCAACTTCGACGACACCATCTTCAAGACCAACCTTGAGGCGGCCCAGGCCATCGCACGGCAACTGCGCCTGCGCAACCTGGGTGGCATCGTCATCGTTGATTTCATCGACATGGTGCGCGAAGACCACCAACAGGCCGTGCTGACCGAATTCCGCAAGCAACTGGCGCGCGACCGGGTCAAGACCTCGTCTGGCAGCTTCTCTCCCCTGGGCCTGGTCGAGATGACGCGCAAGCGCACCCGCGAATCGCTGGCCCACATGTTGTGTGAGCCCTGTCCGGTATGCCAGGGCAAGGGCATCGTGAAGACGGCGCGCAGCGTCACCTACGACATCCTGCGCGAAATCCTGCGCGAGGCGCGCCAATTCAACCCGCGCGAATTCCGCGTGGTGGCGTCGCCAAAGGTGGTTGAGCTGTTCCTGGACGAAGAAAGCCAGCACCTGGCCGAACTATCCGACTTCATTGGCAAGCCGATTTCACTGCAGTCCGAGACAGCGATGGCGCAGGAGCAGTACGACATCGTGCTGCTCTAG
- a CDS encoding Maf family protein, which translates to MSTFIYLASQSPRRAQLLEQMGVAHQPLLPNAEGDVAEDAEAIEAVHLGEAPATYVQRVTAGKLDAAIARFVRRRLPPAPILCADTTVALGRRILGKPADAAEARDMLQSLSGTTHRVLTAVALQHGSQRMAALSTSQVRFDTLSSAQIEDYVASGEPFGKAGGYGIQGRAATLISRIAGSYSGIMGLPVYETSALLRSVGFLR; encoded by the coding sequence ATGTCCACCTTCATCTATCTTGCATCGCAAAGCCCGCGCCGTGCCCAACTGCTGGAGCAGATGGGCGTTGCCCACCAGCCCTTGCTGCCCAATGCCGAGGGCGATGTGGCAGAGGATGCCGAAGCCATCGAAGCGGTGCACCTTGGCGAAGCACCGGCTACCTACGTGCAGCGCGTGACGGCCGGCAAGCTCGATGCCGCGATCGCCCGATTCGTGCGGCGGCGACTGCCGCCCGCGCCCATTCTGTGTGCTGACACCACGGTAGCGCTGGGCCGGCGCATCCTGGGCAAGCCTGCGGATGCGGCCGAGGCGCGCGACATGCTGCAAAGCCTCTCCGGCACCACGCATCGGGTGCTGACCGCCGTGGCGCTGCAGCACGGCAGCCAGCGCATGGCTGCGCTCAGCACGTCGCAGGTGCGCTTCGACACACTGAGTAGCGCGCAGATCGAGGACTACGTGGCCTCGGGCGAGCCTTTCGGCAAGGCTGGCGGCTACGGCATACAGGGGCGGGCGGCCACGCTGATATCGCGCATCGCTGGTAGTTATTCGGGCATCATGGGACTGCCGGTCTACGAGACATCCGCACTATTGCGGTCGGTCGGCTTTCTGCGCTGA
- the rlmH gene encoding 23S rRNA (pseudouridine(1915)-N(3))-methyltransferase RlmH: MKLLIVAVGQRMPAWAQTAYDDYAKRFPPELKVELKAVKTEPRGSKSLETLYAAERGRIEAAIPRGTRIVVLDERGTSLTTVALAGRLKQWQLSGDDVALVIGGPDGLDPGFRRAAHESIRLSDLTLPHAMARVLLIEQLYRAWSVNASHPYHRE, encoded by the coding sequence GTGAAGCTTCTGATCGTGGCGGTCGGCCAGCGGATGCCGGCCTGGGCCCAGACCGCCTACGACGATTACGCCAAGCGTTTCCCGCCTGAGCTCAAGGTAGAGCTCAAGGCCGTCAAGACCGAGCCACGCGGTTCCAAGTCGCTGGAAACGCTCTATGCGGCCGAGCGTGGCCGCATAGAGGCGGCCATCCCGCGCGGCACCCGCATCGTGGTGCTGGACGAGCGCGGCACGTCACTCACTACCGTGGCCCTGGCGGGCCGGCTGAAACAGTGGCAACTGTCGGGTGACGACGTGGCGCTGGTGATTGGTGGCCCCGATGGGCTGGACCCGGGTTTTCGCCGTGCTGCGCACGAATCCATCCGCCTGTCGGACCTCACCCTGCCGCACGCCATGGCGCGGGTGCTGCTGATCGAGCAGCTCTACCGTGCATGGTCCGTCAACGCATCGCACCCCTACCACCGCGAGTAA
- the rsfS gene encoding ribosome silencing factor, whose translation MMTTTKTETAAKKDVHKLQRAIVDGLEDVKAQDIQVFNTEHLSPLFERVVVASGTSNRQTKALAASVRDAVREAGFGKPRIEGEENGEWIIVDCGAAVAHIMQPAIRQYYHLEEIWGDTPVRLKLGAVKPAKPTKAAEEKPLTAAARKPGKAGAKTAAKTAAKAPAKTATGKSAPAKAPAKKAAAKTPAAKAPIKTVVVKASVRTNAKPSPAKAAVAKKAPARKPAAKKTPKA comes from the coding sequence CTGATGACCACCACCAAAACGGAAACCGCCGCAAAAAAAGACGTCCACAAACTCCAACGCGCCATCGTTGATGGCCTGGAGGACGTCAAGGCGCAGGACATCCAGGTGTTCAACACCGAGCACCTCTCGCCGCTGTTCGAGCGCGTGGTGGTCGCTTCCGGCACCTCCAACCGCCAGACCAAGGCGCTGGCCGCCAGCGTGCGCGACGCCGTGCGCGAGGCCGGGTTCGGCAAGCCACGGATCGAGGGCGAGGAAAACGGCGAGTGGATCATCGTGGACTGCGGCGCAGCCGTGGCCCACATCATGCAGCCGGCGATCCGGCAGTACTACCACCTGGAAGAAATCTGGGGCGACACCCCGGTGCGCCTGAAACTTGGCGCCGTCAAGCCTGCCAAACCCACCAAGGCTGCAGAAGAAAAACCCCTGACCGCCGCCGCTCGCAAGCCAGGCAAGGCTGGCGCCAAGACGGCTGCAAAAACAGCGGCGAAGGCACCTGCAAAGACAGCAACCGGCAAGAGCGCACCAGCCAAGGCGCCCGCCAAGAAAGCCGCGGCCAAGACTCCAGCCGCCAAGGCGCCCATCAAGACGGTAGTGGTCAAGGCCTCCGTGCGCACCAACGCCAAGCCGTCGCCGGCCAAGGCAGCGGTCGCAAAGAAGGCTCCGGCCCGCAAGCCCGCCGCCAAGAAGACCCCAAAGGCCTGA
- the nadD gene encoding nicotinate-nucleotide adenylyltransferase, which yields MGVKLAAAARRIGVFGGAFDPPHRAHVALVRAALEQLQLDVMHVLPTGHAWHKTRPLSAAEDRLAMTRIAFEGEPRVLVDPRELHRDGPTYTIDTLHELAAENPGAELYLLLGADQASALDQWHDWEAILRIAIISIAERQGAAMAKARFDPEKLSFARVRHLELPAMDVSATEVRARAADGRGIGRLVPAGVARYIELHHLYRTA from the coding sequence ATGGGTGTGAAGCTGGCCGCCGCCGCGCGGCGCATCGGCGTATTTGGCGGGGCCTTCGATCCGCCGCACCGGGCCCATGTAGCCCTGGTGCGTGCCGCGCTGGAACAGTTGCAGCTCGACGTGATGCACGTGCTGCCCACGGGCCACGCCTGGCACAAGACACGCCCGCTCAGCGCCGCAGAAGACCGCCTGGCCATGACCCGCATCGCCTTCGAAGGCGAGCCGCGCGTACTGGTCGACCCACGCGAGCTGCACCGCGACGGCCCCACCTACACCATCGACACTCTGCACGAACTGGCAGCAGAAAATCCCGGCGCCGAGCTCTACCTGCTGCTGGGCGCCGACCAGGCCAGCGCGCTCGATCAGTGGCACGACTGGGAGGCGATTTTGCGGATTGCTATAATTTCAATAGCTGAGCGCCAGGGTGCAGCAATGGCTAAGGCCAGGTTTGACCCTGAAAAACTGTCTTTTGCACGCGTGCGCCACCTGGAATTGCCCGCCATGGATGTGAGCGCCACCGAGGTGCGCGCCCGCGCCGCGGATGGCCGGGGGATTGGCCGTCTGGTCCCTGCAGGCGTTGCACGCTATATTGAACTCCATCACCTTTACCGAACTGCCTGA